A genomic segment from Aegilops tauschii subsp. strangulata cultivar AL8/78 chromosome 1, Aet v6.0, whole genome shotgun sequence encodes:
- the LOC109734518 gene encoding uncharacterized protein, with product MAIVRTGGARVQRLESGGEDGSTEDEEERSPATASEGSEAEGFSAQEENGGGHEEQEAEEEEDDSGMGSDELEITQLGEAGAEMCQVGDQSVALPLELYDLPGLGGVISLDAWNGLLSEDDRLRLAAFLPDLDQETFARTLVELLRGDNFHFGSPLAALFDRLKGGLCDPRIVLYRRGSRFAERRKHYYHLQRYHNSMVLGLWDTKDCWKSCNGYSLGERLRAMDAMKAQRKQKELGLVARAGSETDSESKESAEQFLTRSKPDKMGLNKAGKLGKERSKGVLRLGVSKGVGEEYIGGSGRDAAAALSKLSRQDNAYAYDAGVAHRGKLRRSIDGLHSEDLGYDRDLPRIRSQRPLMKPVKKELDTGYDINPYGNNYHDSQTGSSYYHGRNAIGSQGVTLAASFDPPYSDNARSAKYSERDRIYGGKAAQNKAPKVEARDWPAGSHADLLSDWQRGQPEGDYRSRKPQVGHGVKVKSYKSIEQQINGAHSGSDARGRISQVKINVKSNSQHGRIGQKDSRSKAAHVQSEETESDSSERFEDGADMNLVEEQPNLQYSELHIPAYGAKKSNKLSKSVKTNYPAPTADFEPYQTQSKRSHRGKVAEPDYLRDVHVEVAEQISEVMRPPAARSERKRKGIANLDMHGYDNSELHDSNEKANESLRSPESDRLASRAGYAVQDSNGDFDVSERANMPLASCSSGSKRQKGRVELTSLDEHGEYAPSGPKVVEISGSSKKKSKKKPDTVTDAITVAEPAPVVPEVIVVPVEPEKPKKKYVPITPTIHTGFSFSIVHLLTAVKKAMVAPAEDTPVAATVTPAEVTPVAAMVTPTEVTPVAAKQTDGEENRKWFNSEEPGKTPQEPSAAEQAQPGNEVGDTSAAEQTAQSNSPALTVQDLVNRIKTNPGDPNILETQEPLQDLVRGVLKVLSSRTAPLGAKGWRALVAYDKSNKSWFWVGPLPSATSYSDPNEETSAEAWGIPHKMLVKLVDAFANWLKSGQETLKQIGSLPPPPAPNPANLDLKERFKDLRAQKSLNTISPSSDEARAYFQREEFLRYSIPDRAFCYTAADGEKSIVAPLRRGGGKPTSKARGHPMLLPDRPPHVTILCLVRDAASRLPGRTGTRADVCTLLKDSQYLNHAESNKEAAVNQVVSGALDRLHYERDPCVLYDNDKKLWTYLHRGREEEDFEDDGTSSTKKWKRPRKDSDPADPGAGNDDPEDDGTPNAKKQKKADADPTASGEDKDGVQDPSNSGLEGDLELDVVPSSTNDKETSKLVPTDARPDIGSLRPSVDAAARGTADARPDIGSLRPSVDAAARGTADARPDIGSSRPSVDAAAARGTADGNSSRAPEKKHNMALPVQFTSREFNKGADREGSKEFMDATPS from the coding sequence ATGGCGATCGTCAGGACCGGCGGCGCCAGGGTCCAGCGGCTGGAGTCCGGCGGGGAGGACGGCTCCacggaggacgaggaggagcggTCGCCCGCCACGGCCTCGGAGGGGTCCGAGGCGGAGGGGTTCTCGGCCCAGGAGGAGAATGGCGGCGGCCATGAGGAGcaggaggcagaggaggaggaggacgactcCGGGATGGGGTCTGACGAGCTGGAGATCACGCAGCTCGGGGAGGCGGGCGCGGAGATGTGCCAGGTCGGGGACCAGAGCGTGGCCCTGCCCCTGGAGCTCTACGACCTCCCCGGCCTCGGCGGCGTGATCTCACTGGACGCCTGGAACGGCCTGCTCTCCGAGGACGACCGGCTCCGCCTCGCCGCCTTCCTGCCCGACCTGGACCAGGAGACATTCGCCCGCACGCTCGTCGAGCTCCTCAGGGGGGACAACTTCCACTTCGGGAGCCCCCTGGCCGCCCTGTTCGACCGCCTCAAGGGCGGTCTCTGCGACCCCAGGATCGTCCTGTACCGCCGCGGCAGCCGCTTTGCGGAGCGGCGCAAGCACTACTACCATCTGCAGAGGTACCACAATTCGATGGTGCTGGGCCTGTGGGACACCAAGGACTGCTGGAAGAGCTGCAACGGGTACAGCCTTGGTGAGAGGCTCAGAGCTATGGATGCAATGAAGGCACAGCGGAAGCAGAAGGAACTGGGTTTGGTTGCCCGGGCTGGCTCAGAGACTGACTCAGAGAGCAAGGAGTCTGCGGAGCAGTTCTTGACACGGTCGAAGCCAGATAAGATGGGTCTCAACAAGGCTGGGAAGTTAGGGAAGGAAAGGTCCAAGGGCGTTCTGCGGTTGGGTGTGTCAAAAGGCGTGGGTGAGGAGTACATTGGAGGGTCTGGTCGTGATGCTGCAGCGGCTCTCTCTAAGCTTTCTCGTCAAGATAATGCTTATGCGTATGATGCCGGAGTCGCGCATAGAGGGAAGCTGCGCAGAAGCATAGATGGCCTTCATTCTGAGGACCTGGGATATGACAGGGATTTGCCCAGGATCCGGTCTCAGAGACCACTGATGAAGCCAGTGAAGAAGGAATTGGACACGGGCTATGATATCAATCCTTATGgaaacaactaccatgatagccAGACTGGTTCTTCTTACTACCATGGCAGGAATGCCATTGGTAGTCAGGGAGTTACCTTAGCAGCATCATTTGACCCTCCGTATTCTGACAATGCAAGGAGTGCAAAATACTCGGAGAGAGATCGGATATACGGTGGAAAAGCTGCCCAGAATAAAGCTCCCAAAGTGGAAGCGAGGGATTGGCCAGCTGGTAGCCATGCTGATCTCTTAAGTGACTGGCAGAGAGGGCAGCCTGAAGGCGATTACAGGAGCAGGAAGCCTCAAGTTGGTCATGGTGTGAAGGTTAAGTCCTACAAAAGTATTGAGCAGCAGATAAATGGTGCACATTCTGGATCTGATGCTAGAGGCAGGATATCACAGGTTAAGATTAATGTTAAATCCAATAGTCAGCATGGTAGGATTGGCCAGAAGGACTCCAGGAGCAAAGCTGCCCATGTTCAGAGTGAGGAGACAGAATCTGATTCATCAGAACGGTTTGAAGATGGGGCAGATATGAATCTTGTTGAAGAACAGCCAAACCTTCAATATTCTGAACTTCATATACCAGCATATGGTGCCAAAAAGTCAAACAAACTTAGCAAATCAGTCAAAACAAATTATCCTGCCCCTACTGCAGATTTCGAACCCTACCAGACTCAGAGCAAGCGGTCACACAGAGGAAAGGTTGCAGAGCCTGATTATTTACGCGACGTGCATGTGGAGGTGGCGGAACAGATTAGTGAAGTGATGAGACCCCCAGCAGCAAGGAGTGAAAGAAAGCGCAAGGGAATTGCAAACCTGGACATGCATGGTTATGACAACTCTGAATTGCATGATAGCAACGAGAAAGCCAATGAATCACTGAGGTCACCAGAGAGTGATAGGCTGGCCAGTAGAGCAGGCTATGCAGTCCAAGATTCTAATGGCGACTTTGATGTTTCTGAAAGAGCGAACATGCCGCTGGCAAGTTGCAGCTCTGGCTCCAAAAGGCAAAAAGGAAGAGTTGAACTTACAAGCCTGGATGAGCATGGCGAGTATGCGCCATCTGGTCCAAAGGTGGTAGAAATCAGTGGCAGCTCGAAGAAGAAAAGTAAAAAGAAGCCAGATACTGTTACAGATGCAATTactgtagcagaaccagctcctGTCGTGCCAGAGGTTATTGTGGTGCCAGTAGAACCTGAGAAACCTAAGAAGAAGTATGTACCAATTACACCAACCATCCATACTGGCTTTTCTTTCTCCATCGTGCATCTTCTAACCGCTGTTAAGAAGGCTATGGTTGCTCCGGCTGAGGATACTCCAGTGGCAGCTACGGTCACTCCTGCTGAGGTTACTCCAGTGGCAGCTATGGTCACTCCTACTGAGGTTACTCCAGTGGCAGCGAAGCAGACTGATGGGGAGGAGAACAGAAAATGGTTCAATAGTGAGGAACCTGGCAAAACGCCTCAAGAGCCAAGTGCAGCAGAGCAAGCACAACCGGGCAATGAAGTTGGAGATACTAGTGCTGCTGAGCAGACCGCACAGAGCAATTCGCCGGCACTAACTGTTCAAGATCTTGTTAACCGGATTAAAACTAATCCTGGAGATCCCAACATACTTGAAACACAGGAGCCCCTGCAGGATTTAGTTCGAGGAGTGCTCAAGGTACTGTCATCTAGAACAGCTCCTCTAGGTGCAAAGGGCTGGAGAGCGCTAGTTGCCTATGACAAGTCGAACAAAAGCTGGTTCTGGGTTGGTCCACTGCCTTCTGCTACCTCATATAGTGATCCTAATGAAGAAACTTCTGCTGAGGCATGGGGTATACCACACAAGATGCTTGTGAAGTTGGTCGATGCATTTGCTAATTGGCTGAAAAGTGGTCAGGAAACCCTTAAGCAAATAGGATCCCTTCCACCACCTCCAGCACCAAATCCTGCAAACTTGGATTTGAAGGAAAGATTTAAGGACCTTAGGGCCCAGAAAAGTCTGAACACAATAAGCCCAAGCTCTGACGAAGCAAGGGCATATTTCCAGCGTGAGGAGTTTTTGAGATACTCAATTCCTGATAGAGCATTTTGCTATACTGCTGCTGATGGGGAGAAATCTATTGTTGCTCCTTTGCGAAGGGGAGGTGGAAAGCCCACATCAAAAGCTAGGGGACATCCCATGCTCTTGCCTGATCGCCCTCCGCATGTCACTATTCTCTGTCTTGTAAGAGATGCTGCTTCTAGGTTGCCTGGAAGAACTGGAACAAGAGCTGATGTTTGCACACTTCTCAAAGATTCACAGTACCTAAATCATGCAGAATCCAATAAAGAGGCTGCTGTTAATCAAGTTGTCAGTGGCGCTCTTGATCGCTTGCATTATGAGCGTGATCCTTGTGTGCTGTATGATAATGACAAAAAATTGTGGACCTATCTGCACAGGGGTAGAGAGGAGGAAGATTTTGAGGATGATGGCACATCATCTACGAAAAAGTGGAAGAGACCAAGGAAAGATTCAGATCCCGCAGACCCTGGTGCAGGAAACGATGATCCTGAGGATGATGGCACCCCTAACgcaaaaaaacaaaagaaagcTGATGCAGACCCTACAGCGTCAGGAGAAGACAAGGATGGCGTTCAGGATCCATCTAACAGCGGGCTGGAAGGTGACCTTGAGCTTGATGTTGTTCCATCATCAACAAATGACAAAGAAACCAGCAAGCTTGTTCCTACTGATGCAAGGCCAGATATTGGTAGCTTGAGACCTTCAGTAGATGCAGCAGCAAGGGGGACAGCTGATGCAAGGCCAGATATTGGTAGCTTGAGACCTTCAGTAGATGCAGCAGCAAGGGGGACAGCTGATGCAAGGCCAGATATTGGTAGCTCCAGACCTTCAGTAGATGCAGCAGCAGCAAGGGGGACAGCTGATGGGAATTCATCAAGAGCCCCAGAAAAGAAGCACAATATGGCACTCCCCGTGCAATTCACCAGCAGGGAGTTTAATAAAGGTGCAGACAGAGAGGGGTCAAAAGAATTCATGGATGCAACCCCGTCATGA
- the LOC109734517 gene encoding kinesin-like protein KIN-5A, with protein MEKRGGTPSPSPRSTEKSGKDLTRSGDANGGAGAGGNATPKGDKEKGVNVQVILRCRPLSDDETKGNTPVVISCNERRREVAATQVIANKQIDRTFAFDKVFGPSSKQKDLFEQSISPIVHEVLEGYNCTIFAYGQTGTGKTYTMEGGGTRKAKSGELPTDAGVIPRSVRQIFDILEAQCAEYSMKVTFLELYNEEITDLLAPDEPRFPVLPVPEDKNKKPIALMEDGKGGVFVRGLEEEVVYSAGEIYKILDKGSAKRRTAETLLNKQSSRSHSIFSITIHIKELTHESEEMIKIGKLNLVDLAGSENISRSGARDGRAREAGEINKSLLTLGRVINALVEHSGHVPYRDSKLTRLLRDSLGGKTKTCIIATISPSVYCLEETLSTLDYAHRAKNIRNKPEVNQKMMKSAVIKDLYSEIDRLKQEVFAAREKNGIYIPRERYLQEEAEKKAMTEKIEKLGVDLEARDKQLVELKELYDAQMLLSAELGEKLEKTQKDLEDTRHALHDLEEKYSEAKSTIKEKEFVIFNLQNSEKSLVDCAYNLRAELENAAADVSGLFSKIERKDKIEDGNRSLVQRFRSQLTQELDALHKTVSTSVMQQEDHLKEMEDDMQSFVSSKDEAAQGLKESIQNLKALHGSGITALDNLAGEIDMNSQTTFEKLNSQVQSHTSDLEKCFGVIALGADNLLNELQCSLSKQEERLAHFANKQREGHLRAVEASRSISNITVGFFHSLDVHASKLTSILEETQGVQDQQLIDLEKKFEECAANEEKQLIEKVAEMLAISNARKKKLVQTAVGGLRESAVNRTGQLQKEISTAQDFTSSVREKWGFYMEETENNYIEDTTAVDSGRSCLAEVLVECKTKTGMGAQQWKNAEDSLFSLGKGNVESVDSIVRTGREANQLLRSKLSAAVSTTLEDIDVANKALLSSIDSSLKVDHEACANIVSVLTPCHGEMTELKGAHYHKVVEITGNAGKCLEEEYLVDEPSCSTPRRREIDLPSAESIEELRTPDYDELLRSFRESRAGWKQANGDTKHLPEAQEESTSPSSVRDARVPLIARN; from the exons ATGGAGAAGAGGGGTGGCACTCCATCGCCGTCGCCGAGGTCGACGGAGAAGTCCGGGAAGGACTTGACGAGGTCGGGGGACGCCAAcggcggcgcgggcgccggcggcAACGCCACCCCGAAAGGCGATAAGGAGAAGGGAGTCAATGTGCAGGTCATCCTTAGATGCAG GCCACTGAGTGATGACGAGACAAAGGGGAATACTCCGGTGGTGATATCGTGCAACGAGCGCCGCCGGGAGGTCGCCGCCACGCAGGTCATCGCCAATAAGCAGATTGACCGGACTTTCGCCTTCGACAAG GTCTTTGGGCCGTCATCAAAGCAGAAGGACTTGTTTGAACAATCCATCTCACCGATAGTACATGAGGTCCTTGAGGGCTATAATTGCACAATTTTTGCCTATGGGCAAACCGGTACCGGCAAAACCTATACAATGGAAGGAGGTGGAACCAGAAAGGCCAAG AGTGGCGAACTCCCAACTGACGCTGGAGTTATCCCGAGGTCTGTCAGACAAATTTTCGACATCCTCGAGGCCCAGTGCGCGGAGTACAGCATGAAAGTCACCTTTCTTGAGCTTTACAATGAAGAGATCACTGATTTGTTGGCTCCTGATGAGCCAAGGTTCCCTGTGTTACCTGTCCCTGAGGACAAGAATAAAAAGCCCATTGCCCTTATGGAGGACGGCAAGGGTGGTGTTTTTGTTAGAGGGCTTGAAGAGGAGGTTGTGTACTCTGCTGGCGAAATCTACAAGATTCTTGACAAGGGCTCTGCAAAGAGGCGCACCGCAGAGACATTGCTGAACAAGCAAAGCAGCAGGTCACACTCCATATTCTCAATCACAATTCACATCAAGGAATTGACTCATGAGAGCGAGGAGATGATCAAAATTGGGAAGCTTAATCTCGTCGATCTAGCTGGTTCAGAAAATATATCACGCTCGGGTGCTAGAGAT GGCAGAGCGAGAGAGGCTGGGGAGATCAACAAGAGTTTGCTCACACTTGGCCGTGTTATTAATGCTCTAGTTGAGCACTCTGGACATGTCCCATATAG AGATAGCAAGCTGACAAGATTATTGCGAGATTCATTGGGAGGCAAAACAAAGACTTGCATTATTGCTACAATATCACCTTCGGTATATTGCTTGGAAGAGACGTTGAGCACACTTGATTATGCACATCGTGCAAAAAATATCAGGAACAAACCCGAG GTGAACCAAAAGATGATGAAATCTGCTGTCATCAAGGACCTTTACTCTGAAATTGACCGCCTTAAACAAG AAGTGTTTGCGGCAAGAGAGAAGAATGGTATATACATTCCAAGAGAGCGCTACCTCCAAGAGGAAGCTGAGAAAAAG gccatgacagaaaaaattgaAAAACTGGGAGTTGATCTAGAGGCTAGGGATAAG CAATTGGTGGAACTAAAAGAACTTTATGATGCTCAAATGCTTTTGAGTGCAGAGTTGGGCGAAAAACTCGAGAAAACTCAG AAAGATCTGGAGGACACTAGGCATGCTCTGCATGATTTAGAAGAAAAATACAGTGAAGCAAAGTCTACTATCAAAGAAAAGGAATTTGTAATATTTAATCTTCAGAACTCAG aaaaatCACTGGTAGATTGTGCCTATAATCTCCGCGCAGAATTAGAAAATGCAGCAGCAGATGTTTCTGGTCTATTCTCCAAAATAG AGCGTAAAGACAAAATAGAAGATGGAAACAGGTCACTCGTGCAGAGATTTAGATCTCAACTGACCCAGGAGCTTGATGCCTTGCATAAAACCGTCTCCACTTCAGTGATGCAGCAGGAGGATCACCTCAAAGAAATGGAAGATGATATGCAATCCTTCGTATCTTCAAAAGATGAG GCTGCACAAGGGCTAAAGGAGAGCATACAAAACCTGAAAGCCCTGCATGGTTCAGGAATTACAGCGCTGGATAATTTAGCAGGCGAAATTGACATGAATTCTCAGACAACATTTGAGAAATTGAACTCACAAGTACAGTCACACACATCAGATCTTGAGAAA TGTTTCGGAGTAATTGCTTTGGGAGCAGACAACTTGTTAAATGAGCTTCAGTGTAGCCTTTCGAAACAAGAAGAGCGACTAGCCCACTTCGCAAACAAGCAGCGGGAG GGACACCTAAGAGCCGTGGAAGCGTCACGGTCCATCTCAAACATTACTGTTGGTTTCTTCCATTCACTGGATGTTCATGCATCTAAACTTACTAgtattttggaagaaacacaAGGTGTGCAAGATCAACAACTTATTGATCTTGAGAAGAAATTTGAG GAGTGTGCAGCTAATGAAGAAAAGCAACTTATAGAAAAGGTGGCAGAGATGCTTGCAATTTCCAATGCAAGAAAGAAGAAGCTG GTCCAAACGGCTGTAGGTGGCCTTCGAGAGAGCGCTGTAAACAGGACAGGTCAGCTGCAGAAAGAAATTTCAACAGCACAGGACTTCACCTCATCCGTACGGGAAAAGTGGGGCTTTTACATGGAAGAAACGGAGAATAATTACATTGAAGATACCACTGCAGTCGACAGTGGACGGTCTTGCTTGGCAGAAGTTCTTGTGGAATG CAAAACTAAGACGGGCATGGGTGCACAACAATGGAAGAATGCTGAGGATTCTCTCTTCAGCCTTGGCAAAGGAAATGTTGAATCAGTAGATAGCATAGTCAG GACGGGGAGAGAAGCCAACCAATTGCTGCGTTCCAAATTGTCTGCCGCAGTATCGACTACTCTCGAAGATATAGATGTAGCAAACAAGGCCCTTCTTTCTTCCATTGACA GCTCGTTGAAGGTTGACCATGAGGCGTGCGCAAACATCGTCTCCGTTCTCACCCCGTGCCATGGGGAAATGACGGAGTTGAAGGGTGCGCATTACCACAAGGTCGTGGAGATAACCGGAAATGCGGGGAAATGCCTAGAGGAAGAATACCTG GTGGATGAACCGTCGTGTTCAACACCAAGGAGGCGGGAAATCGACCTTCCAAGCGCCGAGTCGATCGAGGAGCTGCGGACCCCGGACTACGACGAGCTCCTCAGGTCGTTCCGCGAGTCGAGGGCTGGATGGAAGCAGGCGAACGGAGACACGAAACACCTCCCGGAGGCGCAAGAGGAGTCCACGTCGCCGTCGTCGGTCAGGGATGCGAGGGTCCCCCTTATAGCAAGAAATTAG